In Microbacterium foliorum, the following proteins share a genomic window:
- a CDS encoding polysaccharide pyruvyl transferase family protein, with amino-acid sequence MATVILGRKTVRVLVAWAGDTSPNLGVRALGRGSVDLLRRVWPDAEFTLIDFGNRPQSIPWGRPRSLVKERVLGRAGMMDWLSQFDLLWDTRSGDSFADIYGAERHAKMSLVHEFASQTGMTTALAPQTIGPFTSRQGRLLARRNLRRSSLVFARDPISAAASARLGRPVDVSATDLVFGIDQPATTGELSDVLLNVSGLLWRGSDHVDSERYRELIRSLIPALIAEGRRVTLLPHVLDSHDPDNDVPVSRELEKEFDGLIDVRVPIDLEDARSVIAGSELVIGARMHACLNALSTGTPAVAMAYSRKFRPLMSELGWEHVVPLDDRDLGLHAVMAQVRAPGLAQRAVDARATGRSLLGSVAQRLEQLA; translated from the coding sequence GTGGCTACGGTCATCCTGGGGAGGAAAACAGTGCGAGTACTGGTTGCATGGGCTGGGGACACATCGCCCAACCTCGGAGTGAGAGCACTGGGCCGCGGCTCCGTAGATTTGCTCCGTCGCGTCTGGCCGGACGCCGAATTCACGCTCATCGACTTCGGCAACCGCCCGCAGTCCATCCCGTGGGGCCGTCCGCGATCGCTTGTCAAGGAGCGTGTGCTGGGGCGGGCAGGAATGATGGATTGGCTGTCGCAATTCGATCTCCTCTGGGACACTCGCTCCGGGGACAGCTTCGCTGACATCTATGGCGCGGAGCGCCATGCGAAGATGTCGCTCGTCCATGAGTTCGCCAGCCAGACCGGCATGACCACCGCCCTTGCTCCGCAGACGATCGGCCCGTTCACGAGCAGGCAGGGCCGCTTGCTCGCACGACGTAATCTGCGGCGGTCCTCCCTCGTGTTCGCGCGAGACCCGATCAGCGCAGCGGCCTCGGCTCGGCTAGGCCGCCCGGTGGACGTCAGCGCCACCGACCTGGTCTTCGGAATCGACCAGCCAGCGACGACCGGAGAATTGTCGGACGTGCTCCTCAACGTGTCCGGATTGCTGTGGCGAGGGAGCGATCACGTGGACAGCGAGCGCTACCGGGAACTCATCCGCTCACTCATTCCCGCCCTGATCGCGGAAGGACGCCGGGTGACCCTGCTCCCCCACGTCCTCGACTCTCACGACCCTGACAACGACGTGCCCGTCTCGCGAGAACTCGAGAAGGAGTTCGACGGTCTCATCGACGTGCGGGTGCCGATCGATCTCGAAGATGCTCGCTCAGTGATTGCCGGCTCCGAGCTCGTCATCGGGGCGCGGATGCACGCGTGCCTGAACGCATTGTCCACCGGAACGCCAGCCGTCGCGATGGCCTACTCTCGCAAATTCCGGCCATTGATGAGCGAGTTGGGCTGGGAGCACGTGGTTCCGCTGGATGACCGGGATCTGGGCCTTCACGCAGTGATGGCCCAGGTCAGGGCGCCGGGTCTCGCGCAGCGCGCCGTCGATGCCCGAGCCACGGGTCGATCCCTCCTCGGTTCCGTCGCACAAAGGCTGGAGCAGCTCGCGTGA